In the genome of Capsicum annuum cultivar UCD-10X-F1 unplaced genomic scaffold, UCD10Xv1.1 ctg74647, whole genome shotgun sequence, one region contains:
- the LOC124894487 gene encoding uncharacterized protein LOC124894487 encodes MSIKLVIGGSTLNVISAYAPQARLDDEEKKSFWKVLDEVVRGVSSTEKLVVGENFNGHVGSLSEGYNNVHGGFGFKKQNVEGVSLLDFVRAFGLWVANSSFSKKGTPYYL; translated from the coding sequence ATGTCAATTAAATTGGTCATTGGAGGATCTACGTTGAACGTTATTAGTGCTTATGCTCCGCAAGCAAGGTTGGATGATGAGGAGAAGAAGAGCTTTTGgaaggttttggatgaggtggtaagAGGGGTTTCGAGCACTGAGAAGCTTGTCGTTGGAGAAAATTTCAATGGTCATGTTGGGTCTTTATCGGAAGGTTATAATAATGTGCACGGCGGTTTCGGTTTCAAGAAGCAGAATGTAGAAGGAGTTTCACTTTTAGATTTTGTTAGAGCTTTTGGGTTGTGGGTAGCGAATTCGAGTTTCTCTAAGAAGGGAACACCTTATTACCTTTAG